The genomic window aggTTATCTCAATGTAAATATTTTGCTAGCTATAACaaactaattcagaaaatgtcaACTTTCTAATTTGCTAATaagttaacaatagcatggcATAAGACTTACTGAATGAGTACACCAACCTACTCTCAACCCAAGCAGCAAGCACCAcatgtcaccatgatggtaactctctaaaaacccacattaacaggaactcttctaaattagcataacaaaacattgatcactactaaatctcccttaccattaatcttgcacaaaaacattatataacacttaattttagcactTGCTGTCCCTTTCGAGTGCCAAAGGCAAAACATGCTGGGAAATAAAAAAACcctgcccagtttcagttaaaagTAAGTTAGTCAAAAAGAAAAGATATGAGTTCATACAActgaaaacaatgaaacagtgcAGTTcacttgaaatatgtcagtacTCAACagaagttctaaatactcataacagttcatctaactaatttgtttaatttaagtttgtgcTACTCAAACCAATAAAGTATTTTGAGctttagggtttacagtgtacctttagggcaggggtgtccaaactcggtcctggaggtccactgtcctgcagagtttagctccaacttgtctcaacacacctgcctagaagtttctagtatgcctacactgtaaaaaatgaccgtgattttaacagtaaaagactgtaaaaatgctgcggtgaaaaactgtcaattggtttacagaaagtttccgtactatatacggtgaataactgtaatagatctaacggtacatttaatgtaattttacggtaaaataccataaaataccgttaaattcacagtttttggaagtgaaaaataacaattaattgtaaaatttacagtgaaaaaacgtaaattgacattcccacaattccctgcgtggcacttcacatttgatatatttttgctgaaataactctgtttcttcttagtttttctcatttttttctaatcagttatgtacattagggttttatgttacatctaatgttgttaaattaatgtttattgcatttttaaaatttaatgcatgttaccatgatggtgtttagtgtctgtgtgaatgacactgtgtgcaccttctatatattagtattgtgcttctcagcttgtggaaaagctgcttgtgatgaactttgattcatcacgtgactctcatcaccactgtgtttgatgactgtcagtgtattataaaggtacaaaacagatattagtacttcattaggttggtaaattaacattatatcagttaatgaaatacgttattttaccgtaaattttactgggatttttttttacagtgtgtaacaatgatgttaatattactgaaatccaatgttaaatatacatatttaaaatgtaaaattcacatgtaactccgtaagtatgtttacggtttgatgtcatttttacagtattgttctggtaaccacagctgccggtatttttccgtagaaacaacgggatttttttttacagtgtaagaccttgattagctggttcaggtgtttaattggggttggagctaaactctgcaggacagcggtcctTCAGAAGGAGGATTGAACACCCCCTGCTTTAGgggtacaacagcttgtcaTGAGTAGTATccttaaaaagacatttttataccTTTTTTATTCCTAAAGGTGGACATTATTACAACATTAACAGAGTAGCAGTACGTACTTTATGGTACTACTATGaatctttaaaggtcccgttcttcgtgatcccatgtttcaaactttagttagtgtgtaatgttgttgttagagtataaataaaatctgtaaaattttaaagctcaaagttgtTTATATGTACAGTtaaatgtttacaataacactgagcgcgtgcatctccacgttatggtaagaggcgtgacctttccgggcaaggttcgctaagctgctgtcgaatcacaacacaggaaccgctggcacaatcagaacacgttatattgcacactataaacacaatcaaagcttcaaaaaaacatgaaaaacgggacctttaagaggTAAATAAGCTACAAAGACTTTTACTTTTAAGGCCACTGCCCCCAATTTTTTTGATCTTGTCACTAAATCATGTCTGAAAACAAGCGATAAGATGAGTTTGTGAATTGAGCAATCAGTATTGCATTCAGCAATGCAGCAATAGATCCAAGACAACCCAAAACTACTTGTTTTGAGAAGCCGCCCAACAGCATGACCTAAAAATTATCTTGCATATACATGCTAAGCGTCAGGGCTGTTTATTGCAACTTgtatatgaaatattatatgCAATATTGAAAcattatatgaaataaaatattatatatttatatttactcCAAGGGAGAGCGTGCTGTAGTTTGTCTGACATGTGATAAAGAGGAAATGTCCTTTGACACAGGAAATGGCATAATGttgcaaataaaaataagtgtAATAAGTGTCTGGTATGACAGTATTGATGATAAACAGGATGTCTGGAGCACGAAGATTCATACTTGACCAAGGAACCATGCATGCAATGTGCAAATTACGTAAATTGAAGCAATTAAAGGTCAGTTATGATAAAACTTTAAAGCTTATTGATGCATAGCCAAGGTCAGAGGTTTTAACCTATTATCTGTATCTGCGTAAATTGTTGGTAAAGAAGTTGCTATGTATGCTATTGCTCTAATTCATCAGCCTACTAATGATTAGTGTTTTACTTGTGCTAATAAGAATCTGGATCCTGTCATGTCATGTCAATGTGACTGGCCACAGTGACAAACAAACCTATAGAAAACAGCGAAAAAGGGAAGATTATACTGTTACAGGTGCTTCCTTGTTTTCTTTCTTGCAATTTCATTGCAGTCATGACAATACCAAAGTGTTACTCAAGTGAGTAAAAAACTGAACTCAAAGTTCAGTAcaggcaatatatatatatatatgtatgtataatatCAAAATGAATCTAGATGTATAATAATAGAATTGAGTGATCTTTCCTGGATGTCCAGACAGAGTCAGTATACATATGGCACGTAGGCAGGGCATTCACAGTCTTTTACATCAGAAAAGTGTTGGCAGACATGCCATTTACAtttttgctgttgttattgTCAAGTTGCataattgcaaaacacattttagtCCTTTGCATGCAATTATGTTGCACCACAGATAACGCTGCATCAGGAAATAATGATATTGGGGAGCATGtccaaaaaatgctaaaataaaagcaaaaaaagtTTCCTCTCTTATGTTGTACTATGTATATAATGGTCTTGTAAATAAACAGTTTAGATTTGGCTGTTGTGTTTGAAGGTGATTCTAAGAGAGGGGGAGGAAAAGTGCGAAAGAGTTCATGCCTCTTGTGCGTCACTGTGGTTAAACCTCAGACTTTAAAAGCTTCTGCAAAACAGACGTTTTCCAGACGGCGCCAAAAAACAACGTGAAAGTGATCTTAGTGAACGAGAAGATAGCAGACAGCAGCTCATCTCTATTACTACTTGCTTTTTTCTCCAAGATAGTAGAGTAAGTACTGCCTTTACACCATTAGGTGTTTTAGAGTACGTAAAGGAACAGATTGCTAATGCTTAACTTAATTTAACCAACACAATTTAAAAGACTGGTTAATCATATGCACTCTTTTTGGTTAAGTGCGAATCTTTGTTAATgagtatttttaatatttacatttttttttttttacttattcaAGAACAGAGAAGATCAACGATGAACATAACCGAGCTTGTGACAGCATTCGCTGAGAATATGACTTCTGAATATGTAAGTGAACTCTGAATATTTACATTAAGTGCATGCTGAAAACTCTGTCTCTCATTAtaattgatgtttatctgcATTTTTAATGCACATTATTGTGGTGAATAATCTAAGTAAGCTAAGTAAGACAAATGCTTTGCCATATTTCACAGGATTATGATGAATCGTCCACAACTATGGGTGATTATGAGGATGGGGCAGTGTGTGACAGATCTGCAGTGCGACAGTTTCGAAGCTACTATGAACCTGCTTTCTATTGGATAATTGTCATTCTGGGAGCCATTGGCAACTTTCTGGTGGTCTGGATATACACACACTTCACAAACCGCCTGAAGGCGATGACGGATGTTTACCTACTGAACCTGGCTCTGGCAGATATGTTCTTCCTCTGCACTCTGCCCTTCTGGGCCGCCGATTCCATCTATGGCTGGACCTTTGGCTTGGCCCTCTGCAAAATCGTCTCTGCCGTTTACAAAATCAACTTCTTCAGCAGCATGTTTCTACTTACCTGCATCAGCGTCGACCGCTACATAGTGATTGTCCAGACGACCAAGGCGCAAAACTCCAAGAGGGTCCGTCTATTGTACAGCAAGCTCATTTGCGTTTTAGTCTGGATCCTGGCGGCCTTGTTGTCCATTCCAGAGTTCCTCTTTGCCCGTACGAAAGAAGACGATGATGGCAATCACTTTTGCACCATGGTCTATTGGAACAATGAAAACAACCGTACTAAAATACTGGTTCTGGCTCTACAGATCTGCATGGGCTTCTGCATCCCTCTCATAGTGATGATCTTCTGCTATACCACCATCATCCGCACCTTGCTCAAGACGAGGAACTTCCAGAAGCACAAGGCCCTGCGGGTCATCCTGGCAGTGGTGGCGGTGTTTGTTATCTCTCAGCTCCCGTACAATGGCATGTTAGTCTTGGAAGCCACTCAGGCAGCCAATACGACAATTACAGACTGCAAAGAGGTCCAGCGCTTTGACATCGCCGGACAAGTTATGAAGAGTCTCGC from Megalobrama amblycephala isolate DHTTF-2021 linkage group LG17, ASM1881202v1, whole genome shotgun sequence includes these protein-coding regions:
- the ccr9a gene encoding C-C chemokine receptor type 9a, whose translation is MNITELVTAFAENMTSEYDYDESSTTMGDYEDGAVCDRSAVRQFRSYYEPAFYWIIVILGAIGNFLVVWIYTHFTNRLKAMTDVYLLNLALADMFFLCTLPFWAADSIYGWTFGLALCKIVSAVYKINFFSSMFLLTCISVDRYIVIVQTTKAQNSKRVRLLYSKLICVLVWILAALLSIPEFLFARTKEDDDGNHFCTMVYWNNENNRTKILVLALQICMGFCIPLIVMIFCYTTIIRTLLKTRNFQKHKALRVILAVVAVFVISQLPYNGMLVLEATQAANTTITDCKEVQRFDIAGQVMKSLAYMHSCLNPFLYAFVGVRFRKDVIRIFQSLGCCPTLKSSKSGSFHRASVMSDTDTTNALSL